The proteins below are encoded in one region of Bacteroidota bacterium:
- a CDS encoding tyrosine--tRNA ligase, translated as MIKNFIKELKWRGMLHDCVPGTEEQLTKEMTTGYIGFDPTADSLGVGNLVQIMTLLHFQRAGHKPIALVGGATGMVGDPSGKSQERNFLSEEALQHNLNCQKKQLEKFLDFKSGPNSAEIVNNYDWFKNFTFLEFIRDVGKHITINYMMAKDSVQKRMETGMSFTEFSYQLVQGYDFYYLWKHKGVKLQMGGSDQWGNIVTGTELIRRKDSGEAFALTTPLIKKADGTKFGKTESGNIWLDGKRTSPYLFYQFWLNASDEDSKNYIRIFTLMTQTEIETLEAEHVKAPNIRVLQKALAKDITIRVHSEADYNAAVEASEILFGKGTTESLVKLSENDFLSVFEGVPQVNIPKADLDQGINIIDFLSDKTQIFSSKGEARKMLQGGGIAINKNKVENIAYTVTAKELLNGKYILAQKGKKNYFVVKAE; from the coding sequence ATGATTAAAAACTTCATTAAGGAACTCAAATGGCGCGGTATGCTCCACGACTGTGTACCCGGAACCGAAGAACAGCTTACCAAAGAAATGACAACAGGGTACATTGGCTTTGACCCTACCGCTGATTCATTAGGTGTAGGAAATCTGGTACAAATCATGACGCTGCTTCATTTTCAGCGTGCGGGACATAAGCCCATCGCCCTTGTCGGCGGTGCTACAGGAATGGTAGGGGACCCATCAGGTAAAAGCCAGGAACGTAATTTTTTAAGTGAAGAAGCCTTGCAACACAACCTGAATTGCCAGAAAAAACAGCTCGAAAAATTTCTTGATTTTAAGAGCGGCCCGAATTCGGCTGAGATTGTGAATAACTATGATTGGTTCAAAAATTTTACATTCCTTGAATTTATACGTGATGTGGGAAAGCATATTACCATCAATTACATGATGGCCAAAGACTCCGTTCAAAAACGAATGGAAACTGGTATGTCCTTTACAGAGTTCTCCTACCAGCTGGTTCAGGGTTATGATTTTTATTATTTGTGGAAACACAAAGGCGTGAAACTCCAGATGGGCGGCTCCGACCAGTGGGGAAATATAGTTACGGGAACGGAATTAATAAGGCGTAAAGATAGCGGTGAAGCCTTCGCGCTGACAACTCCCTTAATTAAAAAAGCCGATGGTACTAAGTTTGGCAAAACCGAAAGCGGCAACATCTGGCTTGATGGAAAACGAACATCACCTTACCTGTTTTACCAGTTCTGGCTAAATGCTTCCGATGAAGATTCAAAAAATTATATCCGCATATTTACCCTGATGACTCAGACTGAAATAGAAACCCTGGAAGCTGAGCACGTCAAGGCTCCTAACATACGTGTATTGCAAAAAGCGCTGGCAAAAGACATTACCATACGTGTGCATTCTGAAGCCGACTACAATGCCGCCGTTGAAGCTTCGGAAATATTATTTGGCAAAGGAACCACCGAAAGCCTGGTAAAACTTTCTGAAAATGATTTCTTATCAGTGTTTGAAGGTGTGCCCCAGGTAAATATCCCAAAAGCTGATCTGGATCAGGGCATTAATATTATCGATTTCCTGTCGGATAAAACGCAGATATTTTCTTCAAAAGGCGAAGCGCGTAAAATGCTCCAGGGTGGCGGCATAGCCATCAACAAAAACAAAGTTGAAAATATTGCTTATACAGTAACTGCTAAAGAATTACTAAATGGAAAATACATTTTGGCGCAAAAGGGAAAGAAAAATTATTTTGTGGTTAAAGCTGAGTAA
- a CDS encoding NAD-dependent epimerase/dehydratase family protein, giving the protein MVFVTGGTGLLGAHVLYDLLKSGKQVRALKRPGSNLPQVIKTFSYYTSEAKQLFSKVEWVDGDLEDIYGLLEAMDGIDEVYHCAAIVSFDPKDAQAILRGNIDGTTNMVNAAIEKGIKKFCHVSSIAAIGTSESSITEETYWKSSPENSIYSISKYGAEREVWRAAEEGLNVVVVNPSVIIGPGDWGGVGTKMSRTAYKGLLFYTDGVTGFVDVRDVASIMLKLMESKISNQRFIVSSENIGFRQYFELACTCFKKRIPFIKAGVVLSDIAWRVEKLKSSISSYSPLITKETSRAAHKKKNYSNDKVRTALKYNFIPIEESIRETCRLFLLDTKN; this is encoded by the coding sequence ATGGTATTTGTAACAGGTGGAACAGGTTTATTAGGTGCTCATGTGCTATATGACTTGTTAAAGTCAGGCAAGCAGGTCAGAGCGTTGAAACGACCGGGCAGTAATTTGCCGCAAGTGATCAAAACGTTCAGCTATTATACTTCCGAAGCGAAACAACTGTTTTCAAAGGTGGAATGGGTTGATGGTGACCTTGAAGACATATATGGCTTGTTAGAAGCGATGGACGGGATTGATGAAGTGTATCACTGCGCCGCCATTGTTTCATTTGATCCAAAAGATGCACAGGCTATTTTAAGGGGGAATATTGACGGCACCACTAACATGGTGAATGCCGCGATTGAAAAGGGTATCAAAAAATTTTGCCATGTGAGTTCAATTGCGGCTATTGGTACAAGTGAAAGTAGTATTACAGAGGAAACATATTGGAAGTCTTCGCCGGAGAACAGCATTTATTCTATCAGTAAGTATGGAGCCGAACGTGAAGTGTGGCGTGCCGCTGAGGAAGGCCTGAATGTTGTTGTGGTAAACCCGTCTGTAATTATTGGCCCGGGTGATTGGGGTGGTGTAGGAACTAAAATGTCCAGGACCGCCTATAAGGGATTATTGTTTTATACTGATGGTGTTACGGGTTTTGTTGATGTGCGGGATGTTGCAAGTATTATGCTAAAGCTAATGGAAAGTAAGATAAGCAACCAGCGATTTATTGTTTCATCTGAAAACATCGGATTCAGGCAATACTTTGAGTTAGCATGCACTTGTTTTAAAAAGCGAATACCGTTTATAAAAGCAGGTGTGGTGCTGAGCGACATTGCGTGGAGGGTGGAAAAACTTAAAAGTTCAATCAGTAGTTATAGCCCTTTAATAACAAAGGAAACGTCCAGGGCTGCGCATAAAAAGAAAAATTATTCGAATGATAAAGTGAGAACTGCTCTAAAGTATAATTTCATTCCCATTGAGGAATCGATCCGCGAAACGTGCCGTTTATTTCTACTTGATACAAAAAATTAA
- a CDS encoding DUF4296 domain-containing protein gives MIKRSLYSIFTLLIFIAFACNSSKPEVTIPANIVSKDSMVDILVDVHILEATIDLGIMKSEVDLKQADKYYPIFKKHNITCQEYDKSLLFYTSHPELLNQIYDNVIAGLSRKQAELNKH, from the coding sequence ATGATAAAACGAAGCCTATACAGTATTTTTACGTTACTTATTTTTATTGCATTTGCCTGCAATTCTTCCAAACCAGAAGTTACTATCCCTGCCAATATAGTAAGCAAAGATTCAATGGTGGACATTTTAGTGGATGTACATATACTGGAAGCTACTATTGACCTGGGTATTATGAAAAGCGAAGTTGATCTAAAGCAGGCCGATAAATATTATCCCATATTTAAAAAGCATAATATTACATGCCAGGAATATGATAAGAGCCTGCTTTTTTACACTTCTCACCCCGAGCTGCTCAACCAGATATATGATAATGTAATTGCGGGGTTGAGCAGGAAACAGGCTGAATTAAATAAACATTAA
- a CDS encoding SDR family oxidoreductase: MHTFNNKVVWITGASSGIGEALTMAFAKEGAKLVLSSRRKEELERVKLQCGLNDSNCLVLPFDLSEMSGEKSLVDQVVNKFGSIDVLVNNGGISQRSFVKDTPVDIDRKIMEVNYFSAIALTKGVLPYMLQQKSGHFIVISSISGKFGFFLRSAYSASKHALHGFFESLRMEVFNDNIGVTIVCPGKIKTNISVNAITEKGEKHNKMDPSQENGLPADLCAAQILDAVKKNKVEVFIGGSELKTIWIKRFFPKLFYTLIRRQKVE, translated from the coding sequence GTGCATACATTTAACAATAAAGTAGTTTGGATAACAGGAGCTTCATCAGGCATTGGTGAAGCTTTGACAATGGCTTTTGCTAAAGAGGGAGCCAAACTGGTTTTGTCATCCCGCAGAAAAGAAGAGCTTGAACGGGTTAAATTACAATGCGGGCTTAATGATAGCAATTGCCTCGTTTTACCTTTTGACCTGTCGGAAATGTCAGGTGAGAAAAGCCTGGTAGACCAAGTAGTAAATAAATTCGGATCAATTGATGTATTGGTGAATAATGGCGGTATAAGTCAACGTTCATTTGTGAAAGACACCCCCGTGGATATTGACCGTAAGATAATGGAGGTGAATTATTTTAGCGCTATTGCGTTAACCAAGGGCGTACTTCCGTATATGCTTCAGCAAAAAAGTGGTCATTTTATTGTCATAAGCAGTATTTCAGGGAAATTTGGTTTCTTCCTGCGATCAGCCTATTCGGCTTCCAAACATGCATTGCATGGTTTTTTTGAATCATTGCGCATGGAGGTGTTTAACGACAATATTGGTGTCACAATAGTTTGTCCCGGAAAAATAAAAACCAATATTTCCGTTAACGCGATCACTGAAAAGGGGGAAAAGCACAATAAAATGGATCCCAGCCAGGAGAATGGTTTGCCGGCAGATCTATGTGCCGCACAGATACTGGATGCGGTAAAAAAGAACAAAGTGGAAGTGTTTATTGGTGGAAGTGAGCTGAAGACAATATGGATAAAGCGTTTTTTTCCGAAATTATTTTATACGCTTATCCGCAGGCAGAAGGTAGAGTAG
- a CDS encoding DUF255 domain-containing protein: MRFLRNHILGLIVCFNPIVLSAQHSVSEEPPSLVKWLTFKEAFELNKKQPKPFVIDVYTGWCGWCKHMMKTTYSTPDIANYINTWFYPVKFDAETKDTIEYLGTKYFNPGTTAKSTHQLAVKLLGGQLMYPSTIFANYAVNFVLNSQGYLDTKKLEPILVYTLENIFRTAPYEEFRKNFEKAFYDTTKAKTELKWYSFNQALALNKKQPRKLLIDIYTNWCNGCRVMNKTTFSDSLNVDYINKNFYLVDLNAESKDTITFNGAVYMNNGSDGTPFHQLAMALVKNNLALPSIVVMDENLQGLDLVTQYVSPSTLDPVLRFYGSNAYKTEKWDDYSKKYKEKKSPVKK, from the coding sequence ATGCGCTTTTTAAGAAATCATATACTCGGTTTAATTGTTTGTTTTAATCCCATTGTGCTTTCTGCACAGCATTCGGTTTCAGAAGAACCGCCGAGCCTTGTAAAATGGTTAACATTTAAAGAGGCATTCGAACTCAATAAAAAGCAGCCTAAACCTTTTGTGATTGACGTTTACACCGGCTGGTGCGGGTGGTGTAAGCACATGATGAAAACTACATATTCAACTCCTGATATTGCTAACTATATCAATACCTGGTTCTATCCCGTTAAATTTGATGCCGAAACAAAAGACACTATCGAGTACCTCGGTACTAAATATTTTAATCCGGGTACTACAGCTAAGTCGACCCACCAATTGGCGGTTAAGTTGCTGGGCGGCCAGTTGATGTACCCTTCTACCATATTTGCAAATTACGCTGTAAATTTTGTACTGAATTCACAAGGATACCTGGATACCAAGAAGCTAGAACCCATCCTTGTATATACGCTTGAAAATATTTTCAGGACTGCGCCATACGAAGAATTCCGGAAAAATTTTGAAAAAGCTTTTTATGATACCACCAAGGCTAAAACCGAGTTGAAATGGTACAGTTTCAACCAGGCCTTAGCACTCAATAAAAAGCAGCCGAGGAAATTGCTCATTGATATATACACCAATTGGTGCAATGGCTGCAGGGTAATGAATAAAACAACATTCAGCGATTCCCTGAATGTTGATTACATCAATAAGAATTTTTATTTGGTTGATCTAAATGCGGAAAGTAAGGATACAATTACGTTTAATGGAGCCGTATACATGAACAATGGCTCTGATGGTACACCATTTCATCAGCTGGCAATGGCACTGGTAAAAAACAACCTTGCTCTTCCATCAATAGTTGTTATGGATGAAAATTTACAGGGTTTGGACCTTGTTACGCAATACGTGTCTCCGTCTACACTCGATCCCGTTTTGCGGTTTTATGGCAGTAATGCTTATAAAACCGAAAAGTGGGATGACTATTCAAAGAAATACAAGGAAAAGAAAAGTCCGGTTAAAAAGTGA
- a CDS encoding VOC family protein, with protein MKKVIAGIQQIGIGVPDVKEAFKWYRQNFGMDIPVFEEAAEAGLMLPYTGGKSHKRHAILAINMKGGGGFEIWQYTSRTPQPAAFEIQLGDYGIFCPRIKTSNVKETHESFRSKKLNLVSNIVTAPGGREHFFIRDPFGNIFDIVDGEDWFGNGKQITGGPSGCMIGVSDIERSKKFYSEILGYDSVIYDEEDVFNDLATMPSGTNKARRVLLGHKQPRAGSFSKLLGSSKIELIKVYDRSPRKIFENRFWGDLGYIHLCFDVYGMDEIQKQCVASGHPFTVDSANSFDMGEAAGRFSYIEDPDGTLIEFVETHKIPILKKIGWYLDLRKRNPEKPLPNWMLKAMSLNRVKN; from the coding sequence ATGAAAAAAGTAATTGCAGGCATACAACAAATAGGGATAGGGGTTCCTGATGTGAAGGAGGCATTTAAGTGGTACCGGCAAAATTTTGGTATGGATATACCGGTTTTTGAAGAAGCAGCGGAAGCCGGACTTATGTTACCATATACAGGAGGTAAGTCGCACAAACGGCATGCAATACTTGCCATCAATATGAAGGGCGGCGGTGGTTTTGAGATATGGCAATACACCAGCCGAACCCCTCAACCTGCAGCTTTTGAGATACAGCTGGGTGATTATGGAATTTTTTGCCCGCGCATAAAGACAAGTAATGTAAAAGAAACACATGAGAGTTTTAGATCAAAAAAGTTGAATCTTGTAAGCAATATTGTAACGGCACCCGGAGGCAGGGAACATTTTTTTATAAGAGATCCTTTTGGAAATATATTTGATATTGTTGACGGTGAGGACTGGTTTGGAAATGGTAAACAGATTACCGGCGGACCTTCAGGATGTATGATAGGCGTAAGTGATATAGAGCGGTCAAAAAAATTCTATTCAGAGATATTAGGGTATGATTCTGTGATCTATGATGAAGAAGACGTTTTCAATGATCTTGCAACTATGCCATCGGGAACAAATAAAGCGCGAAGGGTGTTGCTTGGACATAAACAGCCCCGTGCGGGAAGCTTCAGTAAATTATTAGGAAGCAGTAAAATCGAGTTGATAAAGGTATACGATCGGAGTCCCCGTAAAATATTTGAAAATCGTTTTTGGGGCGACTTAGGTTACATTCATTTGTGTTTTGATGTATATGGCATGGATGAGATACAGAAACAATGCGTTGCATCAGGCCATCCGTTTACGGTTGACAGCGCCAATAGTTTTGATATGGGTGAGGCAGCAGGTCGTTTCAGTTATATTGAAGATCCGGACGGAACCCTTATAGAATTTGTTGAAACGCATAAGATACCCATTCTTAAAAAGATCGGCTGGTAT